The nucleotide sequence TTTAAAATATCGGATACGCCCTTGTTCTTTTTATCCTGGAAAAACGGATCATTTTCTAAGGCATCTTTTGCTTTTTTAAGAGCACGGCTTTCGGATGCATCGTTTTCTTTAACAGCATAATCGGGTAAATCGTAGCGCTTAATATCTTCAGGAAGCACACCTAAAAATTTTACATCGGGGGCACTAAAATCGTGATTACGAATAAGACTCGCCGCCGAACCCGCTTTAAGCGTACGAAAAATATTCTGCATGGTGTACGCGTCCAGATCTCCAAAAAAGTACATGGGTACATCGAGTTCATCTTGAATAAGCCGGCACCAGCCGCGGACGGCATTGGAAGGAACACCCTGCGCGCCGAGCAAGATCACATTATTACGTTTGGTAAAACCGCTGGTAACAAGCGTATTGGCCGTACCTTCCGATTCTACGATAAGACAAAAATCCACTTTCTTTTTTACTTTTAACTTTAAACTCTGAGGGCGGTTTTTAGGTTGGAACGGTGCTGTTCCCAACATAGAAAGATCGATGGTGGCTTTAGTGCCATCGGGCATGGTTTCATTAACCACCAACTGTTGCGAGTACGTCTGACCACCACGGTCGTTGGCAAAGCAGTTTAAATCTTCACGGTAACATTCCATCATTTCGCAAATAAAATCGATGATGGAGTCCGATTCGTTCTGATCTTCAAAATCAAGCGGCTTTAAGTGCGCGTTATGTTTAATTTCACCCTTGCTGATATAGTAAAGTTCACGCTTGGTGTTGGTGGCGCCTACATCCAGATTACGCAAGATAAGTTCCAGCATAAAAATAGAGCGCGACATTTTCTTAACCGAGCTTACGTTCAGTTCTGTTAAAACTTTTTTATCACCGGGAGTTAAGTAGCCCACTTTGGGATTATAATTGGCATTATCCAAAGCACATTTGGTGGCGGAGAGCACAGGGCGCTTGGCACGTTCCAAATCACGCAAGAGTTGTTCGCACATTTCCCGGGATAATTTTTCTACATCAACATTGGTTGCCATATAATATAATTCCTACCTTACGATTCCCCCCCTCCCTTAGGTTAAGGGAGGGTTGGGGTGGGTTACTTCCGTTTTTTCTTTTCGCCCACATCCATCAAGCTTAATTGTTCTTCGGCATTGGGGCGATCATCATCGCCATCATCGTTTGATTCATTTTTAAAACCGTCCGGCAGAATCCCTGTGGTTTCGGCCAATTTCTTTAAAGCGGCTTCGGAATGTTCAATCGCTTCATTCAACTCCGCCTCTGCCATTTTTGCTTCACGTCCTAAAAGTTTAGCCAACCCTTCCAGCGCTTTCTCGCGTCTTTCTTTTTTAGATTTGGTAATACGACAAGCTCCATCCACCAAAATTGGGGCAAATAATTCGATATGACGACGCTTTTGTTCTAAATCTTCTTCTTTCGCTTCACGACGGATGTGTTTAGACAGTTTTTGTCCGCCCTGGATAAGTGTACGGCGTAATTCTTCTACTAATTCATCACTCGCATCCACGGTTTCTTTAGATGCGTTCTTAAACTTGATAAACGGCGACACCACGCTCACAGCAATAATATAGGGCCCCAAAGGCAGCGAACCTTTCGGCTGATTAATGCCGTACGATTTCCAGTTTACCGAGGTTATCGCTTTGGTCATGGCGCAAGCGGCCTTGTCGAATTGCAAGGGCACACGGTTGGCAAAACGTAAAATATCAACAGGCTCATCTTCACCGCCACCGCTTCTGTCTTTAAGACGCGCAATGGCCACTTCCACTAACACAGGTTTAAAATCACAAATGGCCGGCTTACGCGAAACAACGGAGAAGAAATCCACTTCACCCAAACGCTGAATACTCACAGCCAAGCCCGCTTCACCGATACTCATCACGCCCTTGGTGGATGGCGCCATCAGTTTTAAATTTTGAATGATGGAAAATAAATTTTTAAATTCTTCATCGCTCACCGCATCCACAATTTTATCAAACGCCGCTTTTTTAAAGCCAGCTTTGGTAATTTCGGTAAGAACCTGATCGGAAATGCGCGAAAAACCTTTTTTAAGCCAAGCCCCCAGTTTAATACGACCATACAAGTGGCTATGCGCAATGAATTCACCCAACTTCATGGTATGCGGATGTGGTTCGGTAGCCTCGGGAATTTCGGGCACTTCGTTCGACACACGTGAAATTTCTACCCATTCCGCATCGGGCATTTTGTAGCGGAGGGTAAGGTGCGGATTAACAAGAGTTGTTCCGTTGAGATAAGCAAGCAACCCACCTTCACCCTGCAACTGGATACGGCCATCAATCACAAATTCACAAGCAAGGCCATGGTCGCGATCCCAATCGAGCGTGTCCTTATCTTTCATCACGCCCTTGTTGTGCTTAATATCTACTTCAATAACCGCACGCACTGCTTTGCGCATGCGATCGGTTTTGGACGTCACCACAGCACCACGCGCATTGGTGAGTTGGGCCCAGGT is from bacterium and encodes:
- a CDS encoding DNA topoisomerase VI, yielding MATNVDVEKLSREMCEQLLRDLERAKRPVLSATKCALDNANYNPKVGYLTPGDKKVLTELNVSSVKKMSRSIFMLELILRNLDVGATNTKRELYYISKGEIKHNAHLKPLDFEDQNESDSIIDFICEMMECYREDLNCFANDRGGQTYSQQLVVNETMPDGTKATIDLSMLGTAPFQPKNRPQSLKLKVKKKVDFCLIVESEGTANTLVTSGFTKRNNVILLGAQGVPSNAVRGWCRLIQDELDVPMYFFGDLDAYTMQNIFRTLKAGSAASLIRNHDFSAPDVKFLGVLPEDIKRYDLPDYAVKENDASESRALKKAKDALENDPFFQDKKNKGVSDILKWLLKNKRRCEQQSFFSVNPRDPLMPEKIILDKIKNKNFV
- a CDS encoding DNA topoisomerase VI subunit B translates to MAQKTITSASSAEYFAKNLQQVGFSSYTKAVLTTIKEAVDNSLDACEDAGILPEIAVIIERLGEGTAKNSEKIKIRIEDNGPGLEAEDLVMVFGEYLASSKFGRGRCSRGQQGIGISACTTWAQLTNARGAVVTSKTDRMRKAVRAVIEVDIKHNKGVMKDKDTLDWDRDHGLACEFVIDGRIQLQGEGGLLAYLNGTTLVNPHLTLRYKMPDAEWVEISRVSNEVPEIPEATEPHPHTMKLGEFIAHSHLYGRIKLGAWLKKGFSRISDQVLTEITKAGFKKAAFDKIVDAVSDEEFKNLFSIIQNLKLMAPSTKGVMSIGEAGLAVSIQRLGEVDFFSVVSRKPAICDFKPVLVEVAIARLKDRSGGGEDEPVDILRFANRVPLQFDKAACAMTKAITSVNWKSYGINQPKGSLPLGPYIIAVSVVSPFIKFKNASKETVDASDELVEELRRTLIQGGQKLSKHIRREAKEEDLEQKRRHIELFAPILVDGACRITKSKKERREKALEGLAKLLGREAKMAEAELNEAIEHSEAALKKLAETTGILPDGFKNESNDDGDDDRPNAEEQLSLMDVGEKKKRK